The genomic interval aaaattgtGATTAATTAGAAATACGTGGTAACTTACATTGGTTGTTGAAAAAACACTTGTCGTTTgtgtaagaaaaaaaaatagcggTTTGTAGATCGGTCGCGTTATTTTCCAATCGACGCGGTGACGAGCTTGAAATACGCGTCTATCTGAAATATATCTCGGTTACTGAAGCGAAAAACGGCGTCGAGACGTTGGAAAACGACGCGTCCGGCCTTATAATTTTACGCAAGCGTGTGGTGGTCAGGTATATTCGTATGTAACACTCACAAAAGGTGACTTTTAATAATGGTAATTTAGATAATTGAGTCGCGCGATTTCTTCTATAATAATACGTACAGGGTGTtgatatattgaattaaaaaatatattaaaactcgatttatatcaaaaataacaaaaggaGATCCTGAAATGACgttaatgttaaaaataagaaattaaaaaaagttctaAAGGGAAATATCAAAGGCgcgtccgccatttataaaaaacggATAAAAGGCGCCGCGCAAATTCGacgaatttttaaatttcatttcattttcactCAGTTAGATGACAATTGCACAGTGGCAAATATTAAGGGATGTCTAAGTCTAACAATTGACGTCACTGGCTGTTtattaatgatgatgatgataaatttcttgaaattaaaaagaaaccTTTTAAAAACGCTTCTAGTCAATTTTCGAATATTACCTTTGATATCCAATTAAGTACTTCgaacttattttttaatgaaacgtAGTTTTTTTATCATACCTCGTATTATATATCCTAATATAACATATTTCTATGCTTtgtatgaataattttgatgcataaactacaaaaaaaatgaacgtATTCCAGAAAGTTGTCCACCAATATAAACTTGTATCAAAatactgtttttattataaatttttattttcgaatttatcgAACTACCCTCGTAACAGTTTAAGTGACCAGTTGGCGTAATTACTTTAGGTTATGTTCTAATTATAACTAAAATACCTACTAGTTGTTTTCgtaaatttatcaaaacaacttacattttaaaataaatttttcaacacaTAATTCCTATCAAATTCCAAATactgtttttattacaaatctTTATTGTCGAATTTATCGAACCACCCTCGTAACAAAtactaattcatatttttctcatttttcaataGGTGGCAGTACCTGCGAATACATTTAATGatctttaaaaaatgtttgtagttatgttatttttctaatatatcattgcagcaaattttattataatttacatactttacaataattcaatttcacAAAGCGCCATCTATTACAGAATAATTAAACTAATAGAAATGTACGTTGTAAACAGATTACTGTTTTCAGTGACCAGTTGGCTCACTTACTTTAGGTTATGTTGTAATTATAGCTAAAATATTAGTTGTTTTCgtaaatttatcaaaacaacttactttttaaaagaaatttattaacaCAAAATTCCATATCAAAGTACAAAGTTCAAGTATATTTATTAACCTTGTTTGAATagtaataaacaattaaaatctAAAGCTTGAACTTTGTTTAGCTTATCTAAATTGTAAAACGTCCATTTTTACGaattttatttagtaattaGGTGCGAAATAATGACTGCTTTAGCTAAAGGTaagtgaaaacaattaattcAGTTTCACCGAGTAGTACTAATAAAACATATGGTGAGTGTAATAAAAATCAAgttatattatttgttattaattgcTTAGGTATTTTCATTGTTGGTGCTAAACGTACCCCTTTTGGTACATTCGGAGGTAAATTAGCAAAAACTCATATAACAGATCTACAAGTTACTGCCTCCAAAGCGGCTCTAGCTGCTTCAAACGTTAATCCAGAATGGGTGGATACAGTGGTTATTGGAAATGTAATGCCAGTAAGTTATATCCATATACATCCTGATTTAATAAAGACGTGAATAATTaaacgaaaatttattatttcaaaacgattaaataaaagaaatgtatAGATAATGATGAATTTGATAATAGAAATACCAATAAGaataaatttatgatttgtgaatattttttagtcTGTTGCAGCTGATGGAGGATTCTTAGCAAGACATGTCCTTTTAAAATCAGGAATACCTCTGGAAAAGCCAGCTTTCTCAGTAAACAGGCTGTGTGGGTCAGGCTTCCAATCAATTATCAATGGATTACAAGTAAGTAATTAACAAgagaaatttttagttaatttatacaaaatactgTCTTAACATCACATTTTTTCATGAACtgacgtttttataataatatttcccTCATCAGAGatttataatacagttttatttGACTGTAAGCAAATTTTGTGATAAGAAATGTGTTAGTAATGGTGTAAAGTGCATCCAATAGAGTTTTGTTTGTAAAATCTCATATAGTTACGTCTTGAAATGTGGCAACAGGGTTTTTTATAATCTCCAACTCagttatccaaaaaaaaatcaattaatccAAAAGTGttggaaaaaatacaaacataccgcatttttaggttatattttttttgttttcgtatgatttttttatagaaattgatgaaaaaaagacttaaatttatttttcattttttgtgttaaaaaatgTGTTAGTATTTATTTAAAGTGCATTCAATTgagatttattttcaacatttcagaGCGTTACGCCTTGAAATGTGGCAACAGGGTTTTTTTATAATCTCCAACtcagttataataaaaaactcttttaattcaaaattgttaagatatatacaaatatttcgcatttttaggttatgttctttgttttcatatgattttccatataaaaatatgaaaaaacagcTGTTTTCAcgtttattttccattatttgtgattattttagattttaaaatatgtggGTGACAAGATTTATATgtttaacttaatttttttaattgaaactgTTCcctattttttggtttattaatatatataaaaatattactaaaattacaaaaaaaagaacatCAATTaactatttcatttaattttcgtAATCTAAcgttagaaactttttttttagattcaaatgatgaatttatagttattttttcgtatttttcaacCTAAAATACACACAATATTTATAAGTacaaaaacacataaaaaagcACGAGAAAAAacactgaaataaaataaaataattaaaactgaGTAGTAAACAATTAGAATAAGAAGTGACGCCAAAAACATAACTTCAAAGTACAAAACTTCTAGAGCACTCTCATAGAACTCACTTCTATGAATCAGAGTTACACCAGACTGTCCTTAGTGCTTAAACTCGTCCTATGAGCGAAATTATAGGCAGTTTACATTAATatgttttgtatataaaattatacatactaaattatttttatttgaggatatatatattgtttatgaaaaatattatcaatatttatcgaattttattCAGGATATTTCAGTTGGTTTGGCAGAAATCGCGTTAACGGGAGGGGTGGAAAATATGTCATCTCTGCCTTATATAGTAAGAAATATAAGATTCGGAAATATCCCACTGGGAGTATCTCCCATATTAGAAGATGCTATGACGCAAAGTAGCACTGATACAGTTTGTAATCTAAACATGGCTCTGACTGCTGAAAAACTAGGCGAACAATTCAAATTATCCAGAAAGGAAATAGACGAATTTAGTTTTACGTCACAACAACGTTGGAAAGCAGGTGATTTTATACGAATGTGAATATTCACTAGCCTATCTCATTATTGCTTATATTGTCACGAACTAACCCGCTGATATAAATATCGTGAAGCCGATCCTGTTGTAATATGTTGGCGGACgcgatatttatattttttttttgtgactGTTATTATAGACAACAAACAACAAGAACAAGATCTTAGAAATTGTCTGCATAATAACggttacaaaaaattaatatgaataacCGTAGAACAGGATCGGCTTCACGGTTATACCAGTGGGTATCGATATGTTTCCATCTTTGTTTGGGACTCTATACTGGGACAAATGATTTTCCCAGGTTTTTCCATCAGGTCTAGATGTTTGTGGTGTGTTctagaaaattatttctcaCGGTAGTGGGatttattatatcattaatCTCTGAAAAGCTTGTGGAACAGTTTGAAATGTCTAGtgaaaatactatatttttcGGAGgaattgagttttttcatttaattcaaataaaaatagatgtttgatgattttttatcggtaaaatacaatttacaaAACACGTTTTTAAAGCTAGGAGGATTagaattatagtccattcgtttaCCTGattgaaagcaataaaaataaggttaatATACATAAAgtgttaatttgaataatataaaatgatattttaatttcggattattgaaaatagtagtaaatttgcttttttaactgaacgaatggactataatttcttgtttatgTTAAATAGGACATATCCACCGGAGTAGCCGATATAGCTTTAACGGGAGGCGTGGAAAACTTATCGCAAAGTCCTTATATTGTTAGAAACATAAGATTCGGGAACATCCCTTTGGGACAACCCCCAATTTTCGAAGACGCGATGTGGACGGGCCTCATGGATAGTTATTGTAACATACCGATGGCGTTAACTGCTGAAAAACTTGGGGAACAATTCAAATTGACAAAGGACGAAGTCGATGCTTTCTCGTATACGTCTCAGCAGAGGTGGAAAGCAGGTGAAACCATTTTCGTTTCATTTTCTTTCACTGATGCACGCTTTAATACTCAGCTTTTGTCGTTTTAACTTACTGATACTTGGCTTTATGTCTAATGTGACTGAGTAtgtttgaaaatgaatattttttttttcgcttcATTAGCCAATGACGCTGGAAAATTTAAAGATGAAATCGTACCGGTTccgttaaaagaaaaaaaggaaattgtCAATTTCGAGGTAGATGAACACCCAAGACCATGGACCACGCCTGAAATGTTGACTAAATTACCGTCACTTTTCAAAAAGGACGGTTTGGTTACAGCTGGATCAGCTTcggtaaatatttttagttataaaccaatttatttgatgttaccccctgtatatatatatatatatatatatatatatatatatatatatatatatatatatatatcatttttatttcacttaaCTGGAACAATATTAAGATTATTTACATCCTCGGTATTTTTTAGTGAACCAGATTGtaaatttaatcttttatttggGGAAGCAAAAAATAACGGAGAAAAGTAATTAGACAAATCAATTTTCACCTacaatgtaattttttaaagaaaatgaagttATCGCGTCATagattgacatttgacacttTTAAATTGACATTAGCATTTATCATAGATCTGATTACGAACCAGTTCTGAATTTTTAGTTCTGTGTTTTCGAATTACATCGATTTGTACCATGATATATTCAGAATCAATTATAACAGATCTCGATTTTGAAGAAACATAAAAACGCGAAAAAAAgctttaaatgaataaatttataaatttaattattattgtttcatatattttttaaagagaGTGCTCAAAAACGGCCTCTACGTTATTACAATGAAGGTAGCAATGAAATCGCGTCATAAATTGACGTTTGACAGTTTTAAGTTAACAATAGTATTTATTATAGATCTGATTAGCAACCAATTCCGAATTTTTAGTTCTGTGTCTTCGAGTCAAATCGATTTGCACTATTATAGAATCAGAATCGATTTTAGCAGATCTCGATTTTATCGTTCATAGGAATATTTgctgaattgaaattttattcgatttcttcgtattagaagaaatatttaagTATCGGCAACgttgttaattgaaaatgaactttttcaaaaggactaataaaaaatagtcgAAGGTAGATTAGTGATTTTTCCCaaacaaaaaaggaaattgatgccagaaaacaaaaaaaatgttatttatataatataaaacatcTTCAGCATCGCCAgacatcaattttttctttatttcttagGGTATAAGTGATGGTGCTGCAGCGGTTGTGGTAGCTAGCGAAGCTTCTCTGTCCAAATACAACTTAAAACCTTTAGCTAGAATAGTAGCGCATTCCGTAGTTGGTGTTGAGCCTTCCATTATGGGATTCGGTCCCTCTCCTGCTATAAGAAACATACTTAAAGCTACAGGAAAAACTTTAGACGATATCGATCTAATTGAAGTAAGTACTTGAACGATGTACGCCACAAATGATCAAATTTCACCGTTTTTCCAGATTAATGAGGCGTTCGCAGCTCAAACTTTAGCTTGTGCTAAAGATTTGAAGCTGGACATGAACAAATTGAACGTAAACGGTGGGGCTATAGCCGTAGGACATCCCCTAGCAGCTTCCGGGTCTAGAATAACCGGCCATCTTGTGTATGAACTAAAGTATGTTTCAAAcgaattcattcaattttctttattttatatatcaatgtGTTAATTGCAGGAGACGAAACGGAAAACTTGCAATCGGATCTGCTTGTATTGGTGGTGGTCAAGGGATTGCTATtatgattgaaaatatatagggtggaacaatgaaaaaagtttttttatactaatacaataaatgttttgttgaGACTGCTAATTTTGGATTATTgacttcatatatttttataaaaacatgtaattgttcaatatatttgtattatctACAATTGTTATATTAAAATGGCggtttttatttcgttttttatttatttatacccTAAATTCccaacaatataatttttttttgtaatttgaacaATATTGAATCCACGTGATTATCAGTTGAACTTTGAAAGTGAAAGGCACGTGcataaatttgacagctgtcatacaATTAATTTGTGAGCTATagcaatttttgttattttgaaaatatcgataaaaaagaatttattgtgtgattttgacaaaaaaaaaatcctaGTGAAGCCAATAGTTGGATTGGTAAACATTATTCGGGCTTCGCTCAAGGAAAATGAACTATTGCCCCCCCCCCAAAAAAAGACTGTTACCGACGAAACCATAAAAACAGtccacaaaataatttcagatgACTGTAAAGTGAAACTGAGACCTTTACGATATAAAATGAAACTGATATGGTTATGGTATCAGTACTTTGGCATGCACATGGTATAATATTCAACAACTAACTTCAAAAGATAAAATCCATAAACTCGCGAATGTTCCGTAGTGTGACTAAGGAAAAATGACCCCATTTTAAAAAGAAGTACTCAAAATAAACACTCTGTAATGTCAAAATTGCTTGAATTATTGCCTCCACATCCACTGTATTCTCCAGACCTTGCTACCAGCGACTTTGTCCTGTTCTTATACCTCGAGAGAATGTTTGCTGGATAGAAATTTTACACTGATTAAGAGATTATTGTCGAAACTGAAgcctaatttgaagttttgTGTATTTACATCTATAGAAATTATTTGGgatatattaaaagtaaaaccACTTCCAATGCGGATATGATTGAAGACATATATCAAAACATATTGTCCTCAAGAAGTTCTACTAtaccattattttattaaaactaatttcacAGATCGAagtaaatcaaataatatattaatggTACAAATATAgcgatttaataaataaatttacttacTTCACTAAGTCATTTTATCAAATCTTCTTTCCTGTagtaaatattaaacattttttctagcTATGTTCATTTTAACTAACGTTAAGTTGCAAGTAATCGAGTTTCTAGTTAAAAATCATATGACTTATCTTTGCATATACAGTTATATTATTTGCTTGGGATAATGAAAATTATGCATATTATGTGTATCCAATCACTTATCATATTAATAATGACCCACTctttactaaaatttattcataattatggATAACTATATACTTGATCATCTAAACAAtttcaaacattatttgaaTCCAGTGGTACCAAcgtttttttactaaaatgtcTGGTTACGTAACTTCTTTAAATGTCTGActacattaaaaatttaaatttagcaaCTGAACTTTATTCATCacagatataaaattttaaaaactacgaaacattattattatcattaaattaaGTTAAAAGGGAACCTTCTATATTGTTTTGACCCGTAGGTCATTTTCTGACGACGTTACAACTAGCCGCCATATTGTCTTGTACGTTATTTACATTACAATTATGGTtatattgttgttttattttcgtgtttttttggccagataaatttatttcaatacaaaaagcgttcgtaataataaattttctatacacaaacgaaataaagtttttgtttattcaccACGACAATATGGCCGATGTCTCAAATCGAAATGACCTATAGTACATATTAAGGCTAGTTTACACGGATCCAATAACGTTTATATTTGcgtatattaaatattttatagctCTATATTGAAATGGTccgaaaattcaattaaactgaAACATTTTGGCTTAGTCAATTAAAGAGAAAGCTAAAATCTCTGCAACATTCAATACTACATACATAAGGAAACTTACACTCTCTCTAAGCTccaaattagaaaaaacttgCCCAAATGGCTTCAATAATTGATGATTTGagaaagttaaataaaattattttatttgaattcattttttaagCTGGACTCGAATCGTTTCTTAAGGTTTGCAAGCCAATAATTTGTATGTCTTGACATTGGCGGCAACTACTCAATACCTGAAAATCACCCCTTAGAATAGTAtgattttgacagatgacatataAAGTATGGTTGTACGATTCAATCAGTACGTCAAATTTCTTAGTAAAGAGAGGTTGAATTTGtctgtgaaaattatttatattttcagttcaatccgtttattattttgtaataaatattgcAGTTGTGCAATAAGAatcttttaattaataatgtaacgattaaatatttatttattaaaaaagtgaatGAGTGTTTGTTTAGTGTCCATCTGTTTGAATATTATACAGTAACCCCAAGTATTTAacttttaataacaaaatgacGTCTTCGAATGACGATATTATTAAAGCTATTCTTCAGTACCAAGAAAGATTGGATAGATACAGCcagaataaaaatgaagacaaggtaagatttttttctaaaatttctttccGAATTGGTAAGTAAATTCTAATTTATTGAAATCCAATTTAAACGTCTAGTCAAAGTGTCCAATTTGCATAAGtcgtttttatattatatagcTTAGGTGCTTCCTCggtatttgttaattatttactgATTATAATAACtagaaacaaatcaaaatttagaatGTTGTCTATATATTTAGATGCTGTATGTTATTGGAAAATTGAGTAAGCTCCAAATTAGAACTCTACATTTAGAAACCACTGGTATTGGTAGGACTGTTAATGCATTAAAAAAGCTGGGTGGTTCAGTAGGTGACGCAGCTAAAGATTTGGTTacttcatggaaatttatggtGTTGGAGGAGGAAAAAGCAGCACAAGAGACTTCTCTCGGTATTTAATACGTGATCTTGAattttttgatcagttttttCATCTATATTTTCCTTTACAGAAGATGATGCAGATTCTGTATATTCAAGTGAAAATGAGAATAAAGACTGTCAAAAACAAGACTCGTCTAAAGAAAATATAAGTCATTCAGAGAATGAGAGTGACGGTTATGGTAGCAAACCAGAAATTCATAGAAATAGTAAAAATGAAGTAGAAAGTAATTCGTGTAAATATAACAAAGGTGATAGTAGAAGTAAATCCAGTAGCTCATCGTCGTCATCTTCAGAATCATCATTGTCGTCAGCAGAATCTGAAAAGGAGACTTATAGCAAACGCAAAGAACACCATTCTCGAAAAAGGAGTCATTCGTATAATTCTAGTTCAGATGATAGAGAAACACATCACTCTAAAAAGTTTAAGAATGATAGTGATCGATCTAGTCAAGAtaactacaaaaataaatccTCTAAAGAAAGTAGGGGTGATAAGcataaaaaaagtgataataaaCACAGAGAAATCTCAGAGAAGCACAAGAAGAATTCAGATAAATGTAAAGAGAGCTCCTATCGATCTGAATCCAAGCATAAATCAAAGAAAGATACTGAAAGTGAATCGAAGCACAAatctgataaaaaatatgatgaagaaaaacataaaaaagattCTGAAACAGTAAAATCGAGTCATAACACCAAAAAGCACGAGGAAAAGGAAAATAGTCGTCATAAGTCAGATAagcataaaaatgaaaagactGATAAGCACACTAAATCTAGTCATTCTTCTAAAGATAAAGAGTCGCGTCATTCTAGTTCAAGCAGTAAAAGAGActcaaaaatagagaaaaaatcttctgaaattaaattaaaagagagtataaaagaagataaaacaaaatacacATACAAATCAAAAGATTCTCATGCAAGTTCATCTTCAAAACATAAATCTAGTAATTCTGAAGATCCGGCTAAAAAGAAAGTTAAATTAGACAAAATTTCGAATGTTACAAAGAAAGAAATTGTGCACGGTATTGATTCGGGTTCAGGAGCAAGTTTTGCAGAAGCTTTAGGTATGTGCGGTCCTATGGCGCCTAATTCTAAAAAGAAATCTGATAAACCTAAGATTACTCAAAATCCCACTAGATCATTGGAAAACGTCGAAACGGAATCtacaaaaaataggaaatcgAAAAATGACGATAGTGGAAGCTCTTCTTCTAAAATCGTaagtaaaaatcaattttagatcgtaatttatattcattttgacCTTTTGTTCATTTACAATATTATTCTTTATCATCTTGCTTATTATAGTGGTAAATTATACAATGTGTTTCAAAATTGTGgtatatttgttgtataaaattgtttgtttattaggtAGTACCTGAATTATTAAAAGAAGAACCAATAGAGCCTTTGAACGTTTGTTTATCTAGTCTTCTACCAGAGATTACCCCGAATTACAAACCATTAGGAATATCTTTAGATACACAGCCCAAACGTTTATATACAGATGACGAAGCATTAAGTAGAGTGAtgacaaacaaaaatcaaaggtaaaaataagtttttcatcaTAAACTTTCAGATTTAATACTAAATAGACATTTAGACTAggtttagattatttttttttctctgctctgtttccaaaatatgtgaatCACTTCCAAAGGAGGCTATTTTCTGGGTACCCTTCTGTGACATGAGGTAATCCACATACATAGAATTACCAATTTTGTAGAGAAACATTTTGTTAGTGGGGCTTGAGGTTTGAAATGAGTGGAAGTTCATTTGTATCATctctattttaaatatttgtatctttttgtgttaaaaatagGTTTCATCATCTATTATGAGGTTTTCAAGTCAAAAATTGATCAGTTATGCTTTTGGAttac from Diorhabda sublineata isolate icDioSubl1.1 chromosome 8, icDioSubl1.1, whole genome shotgun sequence carries:
- the LOC130448237 gene encoding 3-ketoacyl-CoA thiolase, mitochondrial isoform X1; protein product: MTALAKGIFIVGAKRTPFGTFGGKLAKTHITDLQVTASKAALAASNVNPEWVDTVVIGNVMPSVAADGGFLARHVLLKSGIPLEKPAFSVNRLCGSGFQSIINGLQDISTGVADIALTGGVENLSQSPYIVRNIRFGNIPLGQPPIFEDAMWTGLMDSYCNIPMALTAEKLGEQFKLTKDEVDAFSYTSQQRWKAANDAGKFKDEIVPVPLKEKKEIVNFEVDEHPRPWTTPEMLTKLPSLFKKDGLVTAGSASGISDGAAAVVVASEASLSKYNLKPLARIVAHSVVGVEPSIMGFGPSPAIRNILKATGKTLDDIDLIEINEAFAAQTLACAKDLKLDMNKLNVNGGAIAVGHPLAASGSRITGHLVYELKRRNGKLAIGSACIGGGQGIAIMIENI
- the LOC130448237 gene encoding 3-ketoacyl-CoA thiolase, mitochondrial isoform X2, whose protein sequence is MTALAKGIFIVGAKRTPFGTFGGKLAKTHITDLQVTASKAALAASNVNPEWVDTVVIGNVMPSVAADGGFLARHVLLKSGIPLEKPAFSVNRLCGSGFQSIINGLQDISVGLAEIALTGGVENMSSLPYIVRNIRFGNIPLGVSPILEDAMTQSSTDTVCNLNMALTAEKLGEQFKLSRKEIDEFSFTSQQRWKAANDAGKFKDEIVPVPLKEKKEIVNFEVDEHPRPWTTPEMLTKLPSLFKKDGLVTAGSASGISDGAAAVVVASEASLSKYNLKPLARIVAHSVVGVEPSIMGFGPSPAIRNILKATGKTLDDIDLIEINEAFAAQTLACAKDLKLDMNKLNVNGGAIAVGHPLAASGSRITGHLVYELKRRNGKLAIGSACIGGGQGIAIMIENI
- the LOC130447673 gene encoding transcription elongation factor B polypeptide 3; amino-acid sequence: MTSSNDDIIKAILQYQERLDRYSQNKNEDKMLYVIGKLSKLQIRTLHLETTGIGRTVNALKKLGGSVGDAAKDLVTSWKFMVLEEEKAAQETSLEDDADSVYSSENENKDCQKQDSSKENISHSENESDGYGSKPEIHRNSKNEVESNSCKYNKGDSRSKSSSSSSSSSESSLSSAESEKETYSKRKEHHSRKRSHSYNSSSDDRETHHSKKFKNDSDRSSQDNYKNKSSKESRGDKHKKSDNKHREISEKHKKNSDKCKESSYRSESKHKSKKDTESESKHKSDKKYDEEKHKKDSETVKSSHNTKKHEEKENSRHKSDKHKNEKTDKHTKSSHSSKDKESRHSSSSSKRDSKIEKKSSEIKLKESIKEDKTKYTYKSKDSHASSSSKHKSSNSEDPAKKKVKLDKISNVTKKEIVHGIDSGSGASFAEALGMCGPMAPNSKKKSDKPKITQNPTRSLENVETESTKNRKSKNDDSGSSSSKIVVPELLKEEPIEPLNVCLSSLLPEITPNYKPLGISLDTQPKRLYTDDEALSRVMTNKNQRTKVYSGNKTVGKVESLFQLCVRVLQDNIDALEYTGGVPYIILKPIMERATADQIFNLEHHNPYLIEDTDELWQLHCQKDFRNKQREEMESWRDMYMRCLDEREAKLNAVKANIKLSQDKSIPVRTTKLAYIDSEFVKPPRNVAKRQAKNGTINTDRKITTTQKLTALAQSGEAGKVSVPDPGRKAADRGGSSGAVSSTTVMKAKKAPLMAKTLSFMKNRFRR